Proteins encoded together in one Streptomyces umbrinus window:
- a CDS encoding iron-siderophore ABC transporter substrate-binding protein: MPGSSRRGTRLVAALASALLLFTTAAACGSEDDSSEAGPDSSTSANGAFPVTIAHKYGSTTVKSEPKRIVTVGLTDQDPVLALGKVPVATTQWLGDYKGAIGPWAAGKLGGAEAPTVLKDTGTGPRTEKIAALRPDLILAVYSGLTKDQYTTLSKFAPVVAQPKEYNDFGVPWQKQTETIGKALGRESKAKDLVKGVQDDIAATAEDNPEFAESTGVMATPYEGIFVYGSQDPRSRILTDLGFELPKDLDKVIGDEFGANISKERTGLLDTDAIVWIVGDTAKDAATLHKNALYADLNVVKQGREVFVKESSDYGNAVSFVSVLSLPYMLERLVPPLGAAVDGDTATKVTEPTS, from the coding sequence ATGCCCGGCTCTTCCAGAAGAGGCACACGCCTCGTCGCGGCGCTCGCGTCGGCACTCCTCCTCTTCACCACCGCCGCGGCCTGCGGCTCCGAGGACGACAGCTCCGAGGCGGGCCCGGACTCGTCCACGTCCGCGAACGGCGCCTTCCCGGTGACCATCGCCCACAAGTACGGCAGCACCACCGTCAAGTCCGAGCCGAAGCGGATCGTCACGGTCGGGCTGACCGACCAGGACCCCGTGCTCGCGCTGGGCAAGGTGCCCGTCGCCACCACCCAGTGGCTCGGCGACTACAAGGGCGCCATCGGCCCCTGGGCCGCCGGCAAACTGGGCGGCGCCGAGGCTCCGACCGTGCTGAAGGACACCGGCACGGGCCCGCGGACGGAGAAGATCGCAGCTCTCCGGCCCGATCTGATCCTCGCGGTCTACAGCGGTCTGACGAAGGACCAGTACACGACCCTGTCGAAGTTCGCCCCGGTCGTGGCCCAGCCGAAGGAGTACAACGACTTCGGTGTGCCGTGGCAGAAGCAGACCGAGACCATCGGCAAGGCACTCGGCCGGGAGAGCAAGGCCAAGGACCTGGTCAAGGGCGTCCAGGACGACATCGCGGCCACGGCCGAGGACAATCCGGAGTTCGCCGAGTCCACCGGCGTGATGGCGACCCCGTACGAGGGCATCTTCGTCTACGGCAGCCAGGATCCGCGCTCGCGCATCCTGACCGACCTCGGCTTCGAGCTGCCGAAGGACCTGGACAAGGTCATCGGTGACGAGTTCGGGGCCAACATCAGCAAGGAGCGCACCGGCCTGCTGGACACCGACGCGATCGTGTGGATCGTCGGCGACACGGCCAAGGACGCGGCCACGCTCCACAAGAACGCCCTCTACGCCGACCTGAACGTGGTGAAGCAGGGGCGTGAGGTCTTCGTCAAGGAGTCGAGCGACTACGGCAACGCCGTCTCGTTCGTGTCGGTGCTGAGCCTGCCGTACATGCTGGAGCGTCTGGTCCCCCCGCTCGGCGCGGCGGTCGACGGCGACACGGCCACGAAGGTCACCGAGCCGACGTCCTGA
- a CDS encoding NUDIX hydrolase family protein: MTETTPGWLPHDELEQARARMPILYVEAVPVRVDDSGEVTSIGLLLRIGSDGTVSRALVSGRVLHHERVRDALLRHLEKDLGPVALPRVPASLQPFTVAEYFPTLGVTPFHDPRQHAVSLAYIVPVSGDCRPRQDALDLVWFSPEEAASPVVINEMPGGTGALLKQALAHIGHLS; this comes from the coding sequence ATGACCGAAACCACGCCCGGCTGGCTCCCACACGACGAACTGGAGCAGGCGCGCGCACGCATGCCGATCCTGTACGTGGAGGCCGTACCTGTCCGCGTCGACGACAGCGGCGAAGTCACCAGCATCGGACTGCTGCTCCGCATCGGGTCGGACGGGACGGTCAGCCGCGCGCTCGTCTCCGGCCGGGTGCTGCACCACGAGCGGGTGCGGGACGCCCTGCTGCGCCACCTGGAGAAGGACCTCGGCCCGGTCGCACTCCCCCGCGTGCCGGCCTCGCTGCAGCCCTTCACCGTCGCCGAGTACTTCCCGACGCTCGGGGTCACGCCGTTCCACGACCCCCGCCAGCACGCGGTGTCCCTCGCCTACATCGTCCCGGTGTCCGGTGACTGCCGCCCGCGGCAGGACGCTCTCGACCTGGTCTGGTTCAGCCCCGAGGAGGCCGCGTCGCCCGTGGTCATCAACGAGATGCCGGGCGGCACCGGAGCCCTCCTCAAGCAGGCCCTCGCGCACATCGGCCACCTGTCCTGA
- a CDS encoding ComEC/Rec2 family competence protein produces the protein MIRFTMMPGEDGDCLLLEYGDGGFVRRILVDGGRSGTYPLIKPTLAGLDGQVDVLVVTHVDQDHILGVLALLDDLDRSVEFGDVWFNGFDHLLDTEGFGAQDGEKLTSVLLEQKVPWNDAFGGRSVEVGRELAWFDDGSTMDVLSPDRRQLEKLAPAWTAECARHGLIPGRDPEENAPVPGFEHFGGVNVDRLAASVFKPDTSKTNVSSIGLLFEFEDKRVVLTGDADDRRLVASIRPRAEAEGGRMHVDLLKVAHHGSDHNLSNELLDLIDCDRYLISTSGARHDHPNEIAIARILKHGGAEKELVFNYRDRAALWDVTGLKDRFGYTVTAPAPDEPDGFVALEL, from the coding sequence ATGATCCGGTTCACGATGATGCCCGGCGAGGACGGCGACTGCCTGCTCCTGGAGTACGGCGACGGCGGCTTCGTACGCCGGATCCTCGTCGACGGCGGCCGCTCGGGCACGTATCCGCTGATCAAGCCCACGCTCGCCGGGCTCGACGGTCAGGTCGACGTCCTCGTCGTCACCCATGTCGACCAGGACCACATCCTCGGCGTGCTCGCCCTGCTGGACGACCTCGACCGGTCGGTGGAGTTCGGGGACGTGTGGTTCAACGGCTTCGACCACCTCCTCGACACCGAGGGGTTCGGCGCCCAGGACGGGGAGAAGCTCACCAGCGTCCTGCTGGAACAGAAGGTGCCGTGGAACGACGCGTTCGGCGGACGCAGTGTCGAGGTCGGCCGGGAACTGGCGTGGTTCGACGACGGATCCACGATGGACGTGCTCTCACCCGACCGCAGGCAGTTGGAGAAGCTGGCGCCGGCCTGGACCGCGGAATGCGCCAGACACGGTCTGATCCCCGGCCGGGATCCCGAGGAGAACGCCCCGGTCCCGGGCTTCGAGCACTTCGGCGGCGTGAACGTGGACCGGCTGGCCGCGTCGGTGTTCAAGCCCGACACGTCGAAGACGAACGTGTCGAGCATCGGTCTGCTCTTCGAGTTCGAGGACAAGCGGGTCGTCCTCACCGGTGACGCCGACGACCGCCGGCTCGTGGCGTCGATACGGCCCCGGGCCGAGGCGGAGGGCGGACGGATGCACGTCGACCTCCTCAAGGTCGCCCACCACGGCAGCGACCACAACCTCTCGAACGAACTGCTCGACCTGATCGACTGCGACCGCTACCTGATATCGACCAGCGGCGCGCGGCACGACCACCCCAACGAGATCGCGATCGCCCGGATCCTCAAGCACGGCGGAGCCGAGAAGGAACTCGTCTTCAACTACCGCGACCGTGCGGCGCTGTGGGACGTCACGGGCCTGAAGGATCGCTTCGGCTACACCGTGACCGCCCCGGCACCGGACGAGCCGGACGGGTTCGTCGCTCTCGAACTCTGA
- a CDS encoding caspase family protein, with translation MAGSVVHLDEHAGSPCTHALVIGVGKYPHLAGGEAPVADSDGMRQLSSPPISARTLATWLLAEYHDPGRPLGSVALLLSEETPAPFVNPRTQQAHQVETATIDNILTAVTQWYDRGDSHVDNRLVFYFCGHGVSQGDDMALLAADIFADEHNPLNSALDFAGLMNGLKRCKASEQVFFVDACRSNSDVLIERSGARFAGRSPLGAGTRPLDLPRRFHIPYYATLSGDRSHARPGQVSLFTEALLKSFSGAASDDPEGDWRVDTSDLLKAIDHFMRQPRFAGAVAGVQVPSVGELPVFVLHQLDGPPVVPVYVGCDPAEDNAEAEFVCREDGLERLHRAAGDVDGEDPQREWAIELRFGDYDFEARLGDQDVRTKSVTVRPVFRRVKLEKP, from the coding sequence ATGGCCGGTTCCGTGGTCCACCTCGATGAGCACGCCGGTTCTCCGTGCACCCACGCACTGGTCATCGGCGTCGGCAAGTATCCCCACCTCGCCGGTGGCGAGGCACCGGTCGCCGATTCCGACGGAATGCGGCAGCTCAGTTCGCCGCCCATCTCCGCCCGTACGCTCGCGACCTGGCTGCTGGCCGAGTACCACGACCCCGGGCGACCGCTCGGCAGCGTCGCCCTGCTGCTCAGCGAGGAGACGCCGGCCCCGTTCGTGAACCCCCGCACCCAGCAGGCCCACCAGGTCGAGACCGCCACCATCGACAACATCCTCACGGCGGTCACCCAGTGGTACGACCGCGGCGACAGCCATGTCGACAACCGGCTCGTCTTCTACTTCTGCGGCCACGGCGTCTCGCAGGGCGACGACATGGCGCTCCTGGCCGCGGACATCTTCGCCGACGAGCACAACCCCCTCAACAGCGCACTGGACTTCGCGGGCCTGATGAACGGCCTCAAGCGGTGCAAGGCGAGCGAGCAGGTGTTCTTCGTCGACGCCTGCCGGTCCAACTCCGATGTCCTCATCGAGCGTTCGGGCGCCCGGTTCGCGGGGCGCTCGCCGCTCGGCGCGGGGACGCGGCCCCTCGATCTCCCCCGCCGCTTCCACATCCCGTACTACGCCACCCTGTCCGGCGACCGCTCGCACGCGCGGCCCGGTCAGGTGAGCCTGTTCACCGAGGCCCTGCTGAAGAGCTTCTCCGGCGCCGCGAGCGACGATCCCGAGGGCGACTGGCGGGTCGACACCTCCGACCTGCTGAAGGCCATCGACCACTTCATGCGTCAGCCGCGGTTCGCCGGGGCGGTCGCGGGCGTCCAGGTCCCCTCGGTCGGCGAACTGCCCGTGTTCGTCCTCCATCAGCTGGACGGCCCGCCGGTCGTCCCGGTGTACGTCGGCTGCGATCCCGCCGAGGACAACGCCGAGGCCGAGTTCGTCTGCCGTGAAGACGGTCTCGAACGGCTGCATCGGGCCGCGGGCGACGTCGACGGCGAGGACCCCCAGAGGGAGTGGGCCATCGAACTGCGCTTCGGGGACTACGACTTCGAGGCCAGACTCGGCGACCAGGACGTGCGGACGAAGTCCGTCACCGTACGTCCGGTGTTCCGCCGCGTGAAGTTGGAGAAGCCATGA
- a CDS encoding T6SS phospholipase effector Tle1-like catalytic domain-containing protein → MAKNLVVCLDGTGNQLKAKGNTNVVRLYEMLDLTDPARQIAYYDPGVGTFSAAGAWTPVGRHLSKLLGLAFGSGMRTNLAEAYTYLMRHYQPGDRIYVFGFSRGAYTARALVGMLKAVGLMRPGMENLVPYAVSVYARNKDWTREDWDQLHRFAGAFSNAVDGRVGIRVEYLGIWDSVKAAGLLRWNLRWPYTRQAPNVRRIRHAVSIDEKRRPYREYLVTPADGDRKRAAVPSTVEQVWFAGVHSDIGGTFDDDPRLPTIALKWVVDGALEARDGEPDARLLLKPRAYEREVTLVPEDALGKVHRMGWIWALLTYRRRGLPQGAHVHESVRARLEKDAAYADRIPPTALWADAGWLTARE, encoded by the coding sequence ATGGCCAAGAATCTCGTCGTCTGTCTGGACGGCACGGGCAATCAGTTGAAGGCGAAAGGGAACACCAATGTCGTCCGGCTCTACGAAATGCTGGACCTCACCGATCCCGCCCGGCAGATCGCCTATTACGACCCCGGTGTCGGCACGTTCTCTGCCGCGGGTGCCTGGACACCTGTGGGCCGGCATCTGTCGAAACTCCTCGGTCTCGCCTTCGGCTCCGGAATGCGGACCAACCTCGCCGAGGCCTACACCTATCTGATGCGGCACTACCAACCGGGCGACCGCATCTACGTGTTCGGCTTCAGCCGCGGCGCCTACACGGCCCGTGCCCTGGTGGGCATGCTCAAGGCGGTCGGTCTGATGCGGCCCGGCATGGAGAACCTCGTCCCGTACGCCGTGTCCGTCTACGCGAGGAACAAGGACTGGACGCGGGAGGACTGGGACCAACTCCACCGATTCGCGGGCGCGTTCAGCAACGCGGTCGACGGGCGGGTCGGCATCCGCGTCGAGTACCTGGGGATCTGGGACTCCGTGAAGGCCGCGGGCCTCCTGCGCTGGAACCTGCGCTGGCCGTACACCCGTCAGGCTCCGAACGTCCGCCGCATCCGCCACGCCGTGTCCATCGACGAGAAGCGCAGGCCCTACCGCGAGTACCTCGTCACCCCCGCCGACGGGGACAGGAAGCGGGCCGCCGTGCCGTCGACGGTCGAGCAGGTGTGGTTCGCCGGGGTCCATTCCGACATCGGCGGAACCTTCGACGACGATCCCCGGCTCCCCACGATCGCCCTCAAGTGGGTCGTGGACGGCGCCCTCGAAGCGCGGGACGGCGAGCCCGATGCGCGTCTCCTCCTGAAGCCCCGGGCCTACGAGCGCGAGGTGACCCTCGTGCCCGAGGACGCCCTGGGCAAGGTGCACCGGATGGGCTGGATCTGGGCTCTGCTCACCTACCGGCGTCGCGGACTCCCCCAGGGCGCGCACGTGCACGAGAGCGTCCGCGCGCGGTTGGAGAAGGACGCCGCCTACGCGGACCGGATCCCGCCGACGGCCCTCTGGGCGGACGCCGGCTGGCTCACTGCCCGGGAGTGA
- a CDS encoding pyruvate carboxylase, which translates to MFRKVLVANRGEIAIRAFRAGYELGARTVAVFPHEDRNSLHRLKADEAYEIGEPGHPVRAYLSVEEIVRAAQRAGADAVYPGYGFLSENPDLARACEEAGITFVGPSADTLELTGNKARAVAAARAAGVPVLGSSEPSTDVDELVRAAEDIGFPVFVKAVAGGGGRGMRRVEEPAQLRESIEAASREAASAFGDSTVFLEKAVVEPRHIEVQILADGEGNVIHLFERDCSVQRRHQKVIELAPAPNLDPELRDRICADAVRFAREIGYRNAGTVEFLLDREGNYHFIEMNPRIQVEHTVTEEVTDVDLVQSQLRIASGQTLADLGLSQETVTLHGAALQCRITTEDPANGFRPDTGRISAYRSPGGSGIRLDGGTTHAGTDISAHFDSMLVKLTCRGRDFGTAIGRARRAVAEFRIRGVATNIPFLQAVLDDPDFRAGQVTTSFIEKRPHLLTARHSADRGTKLLTYLADITVNKPHGERPELSDPVTKVPSVSATEPPAGSRQRLVELGPEGFARWLRESPAIGVTDTTFRDAHQSLLATRVRTKDMLAVAPVVARTLPELLSLECWGGATYDVALRFLAEDPWERLAALREAVPNICLQMLLRGRNTVGYTPYPTEVTDAFVQEAAATGIDIFRIFDALNDVGQMRPAIDAVRETGTAIAEVALCYTSDLSDPSERLYTLDYYLRLAEQIVEAGAHVLAVKDMAGLLRAPAAATLVSALRREFELPVHIHTHDTAGGQLATYLAAIQAGADAVDGAVASMAGTTSQPSLSGIVAATDYTERSTGLSLQAVGDLEPYWESVRKIYAPFEAGLAAPTGRVYHHEIPGGQLSNLRTQAVALGLGDRFEEIEAMYAAADRILGHLVKVTPSSKVVGDLALHLVGAGVSPTDFEATPNRFDIPDSVIGFLRGELGNPPGGWPEPFRTKALEGRAAPKPVEELTADDREGLVKERRATLNRLLFPGPTREFETHRQTYGDTSVLDSKDFFYGLRPGKEYAVDLEQGVRLLIELEAVGEADERGMRTVMSALNGQLRPIQVRDTSVASDVPATEKADRANPGHVAAPFAGVVTLAVAEGDEVAAGATVATIEAMKMEAAVTASKAGTVSRLAINKIQQVEGGDLLVEIG; encoded by the coding sequence ATGTTCCGCAAGGTGCTGGTCGCCAACCGTGGTGAGATCGCTATTCGCGCGTTCCGCGCCGGCTATGAGCTGGGCGCGAGGACCGTGGCCGTCTTCCCGCACGAGGATCGCAATTCACTGCACCGGTTGAAGGCGGACGAGGCTTATGAGATCGGGGAGCCGGGACACCCGGTGCGGGCCTACCTCTCCGTCGAGGAGATCGTCCGCGCGGCGCAGCGGGCGGGAGCGGACGCGGTCTACCCGGGATACGGCTTCCTGTCCGAGAACCCCGACCTGGCGCGCGCCTGCGAGGAGGCCGGCATCACCTTCGTCGGCCCGAGCGCGGACACGCTGGAGCTGACCGGCAACAAGGCGCGCGCGGTGGCCGCCGCCCGTGCGGCCGGCGTACCGGTGCTCGGCTCCTCGGAACCCTCCACCGACGTGGACGAACTCGTCCGCGCCGCCGAGGACATCGGCTTCCCGGTCTTCGTCAAGGCCGTCGCGGGCGGTGGCGGGCGTGGCATGCGGCGGGTCGAGGAGCCCGCCCAGCTCCGCGAGTCCATCGAGGCGGCGTCCCGCGAGGCGGCGTCCGCGTTCGGCGACTCCACGGTCTTCCTGGAGAAGGCCGTCGTCGAACCCCGCCACATCGAGGTGCAGATCCTCGCGGACGGGGAGGGCAATGTCATCCACCTCTTCGAGCGCGACTGTTCGGTGCAGCGCCGCCACCAGAAGGTGATCGAGCTCGCCCCGGCGCCGAACCTCGACCCCGAGCTGCGCGACCGGATCTGCGCCGACGCCGTACGGTTCGCCCGGGAGATCGGCTACCGCAACGCGGGCACCGTGGAGTTCCTCCTCGACCGCGAGGGCAACTACCACTTCATCGAGATGAACCCGCGCATCCAGGTCGAGCACACGGTGACCGAGGAGGTCACCGACGTCGACCTCGTGCAGTCGCAGCTGCGTATCGCCTCCGGCCAGACGCTGGCCGACCTCGGACTCTCGCAGGAGACCGTCACCCTGCACGGCGCCGCACTCCAGTGCCGGATCACCACCGAGGACCCGGCCAACGGCTTCCGCCCCGACACCGGCAGGATCAGCGCCTACCGCTCACCCGGCGGCTCCGGTATCCGGCTGGACGGCGGAACCACCCACGCCGGTACGGACATCAGCGCGCACTTCGACTCGATGCTGGTCAAGCTCACCTGCCGGGGACGCGACTTCGGCACCGCGATCGGCCGGGCCCGGCGTGCTGTGGCCGAGTTCCGCATCCGCGGCGTGGCCACCAACATCCCCTTCCTGCAAGCGGTGCTGGACGACCCGGACTTCCGGGCCGGCCAGGTCACGACGTCGTTCATCGAGAAGCGTCCGCACCTCCTCACCGCCCGCCACTCCGCCGACCGCGGTACGAAGCTGCTCACCTACCTCGCCGACATCACGGTGAACAAGCCGCACGGTGAGCGGCCCGAGCTGAGCGACCCCGTCACCAAGGTCCCGTCCGTGTCGGCCACGGAGCCGCCCGCCGGGTCCCGGCAGCGGCTCGTCGAACTCGGCCCCGAGGGCTTCGCCCGGTGGCTGCGCGAGTCACCGGCCATCGGCGTCACCGACACCACGTTCCGCGACGCCCACCAGTCGCTCCTCGCCACCCGGGTCCGTACCAAGGACATGCTCGCCGTCGCGCCCGTCGTGGCGCGGACCCTGCCCGAGCTGCTGTCCCTGGAGTGCTGGGGCGGCGCCACCTACGACGTCGCGCTCCGCTTTCTCGCAGAGGACCCCTGGGAACGCCTGGCCGCACTCCGCGAGGCCGTGCCGAACATCTGTCTGCAAATGCTGCTGCGTGGCCGCAACACCGTGGGATACACGCCGTACCCGACCGAGGTGACCGACGCCTTCGTCCAGGAGGCCGCGGCGACCGGCATCGACATCTTCAGGATCTTCGACGCGCTGAACGACGTCGGGCAGATGCGCCCTGCGATCGACGCCGTACGCGAGACGGGAACGGCGATCGCCGAGGTCGCCCTCTGCTACACCTCCGACCTGTCCGACCCGTCCGAGCGGCTCTACACCCTGGACTACTACCTCCGCCTCGCCGAACAGATCGTCGAGGCGGGGGCCCACGTCCTCGCCGTCAAGGACATGGCGGGCCTGCTGCGCGCCCCGGCCGCCGCGACCCTCGTGTCGGCGCTGCGCCGCGAGTTCGAGCTGCCGGTGCACATCCACACCCATGACACCGCGGGCGGTCAGCTCGCCACCTACCTCGCCGCGATCCAGGCCGGTGCGGACGCGGTCGACGGCGCGGTGGCCTCGATGGCGGGCACCACTTCGCAGCCCTCGCTGTCGGGCATCGTGGCCGCGACCGACTACACCGAGCGGTCCACCGGGCTCAGCCTCCAAGCCGTGGGCGACCTGGAGCCTTACTGGGAGAGCGTCCGCAAGATCTACGCGCCCTTCGAGGCGGGGCTTGCCGCGCCGACCGGGCGGGTCTACCACCACGAGATCCCCGGCGGGCAGCTCTCCAACCTGCGCACCCAGGCGGTCGCGCTCGGCCTCGGCGACCGCTTCGAGGAGATCGAGGCGATGTACGCCGCCGCCGACCGCATCCTCGGCCATCTGGTGAAGGTCACCCCTTCGTCGAAGGTGGTCGGTGACCTGGCTCTCCACCTGGTGGGCGCCGGCGTGTCGCCGACGGACTTCGAGGCGACGCCGAACAGGTTCGACATCCCCGACTCCGTCATCGGCTTCCTCCGCGGCGAACTGGGCAACCCGCCCGGCGGCTGGCCCGAGCCGTTCCGCACCAAGGCACTGGAGGGCCGCGCCGCCCCCAAGCCCGTCGAGGAACTGACCGCGGACGACCGCGAGGGGCTGGTGAAGGAGCGCCGGGCGACACTCAACCGGCTGCTGTTCCCCGGCCCGACGCGTGAGTTCGAGACACACCGCCAGACCTACGGCGACACCAGCGTGCTGGACAGCAAGGACTTCTTCTACGGGCTGCGCCCCGGGAAGGAGTACGCGGTCGACCTCGAACAGGGTGTGCGGCTGCTCATCGAGCTGGAGGCCGTGGGCGAGGCCGACGAACGCGGTATGCGTACGGTGATGTCCGCCCTGAACGGCCAGTTGCGGCCCATCCAGGTGCGCGACACCTCGGTGGCCTCCGACGTCCCGGCGACGGAGAAGGCCGACCGGGCCAACCCAGGCCATGTCGCGGCGCCGTTCGCCGGAGTCGTGACGCTCGCGGTCGCCGAGGGTGACGAGGTGGCGGCCGGTGCCACGGTGGCCACCATCGAGGCCATGAAGATGGAGGCCGCGGTCACCGCCTCGAAGGCCGGAACGGTGTCCAGGCTGGCCATCAACAAGATCCAGCAGGTGGAGGGCGGCGACCTGCTCGTCGAGATCGGCTGA
- a CDS encoding SDR family NAD(P)-dependent oxidoreductase, translated as MPSAVQSLPWSVHRPPRADGKTFLVTGGNAGIGYFVAEQLAGTGATVVLGSRDAARAEAAMVSIRSRVPDARVRHLRLDLADLPSLRACVDALEMDSLDAVVHNAGVLIEEPERRETADGNEWMFGINHLGHFALTAWLAPLLAAAPAGRVVTTGSFTGKSVRLDLADLQSTRDYQPKRTYSRSKLAQMLFGFELDRRLRAAASTVSSVVTHPGGALDSLTPERADVHRRTTGERLRGLPAGLLVQGKEHAAWPAVRAVLDPSVSGGQLWGPRVFGLRGVPRLEPVGDRLADRDAAARLWEASRDLTGVDPIFGPA; from the coding sequence ATGCCGTCCGCAGTCCAGTCCCTGCCGTGGTCCGTTCACCGGCCCCCGCGTGCCGACGGCAAGACCTTCCTGGTCACCGGCGGCAACGCGGGCATCGGGTACTTCGTCGCCGAGCAGCTCGCCGGCACCGGCGCCACGGTGGTGCTCGGCAGCCGCGACGCGGCCAGGGCCGAAGCGGCCATGGTCTCCATCCGCTCCCGTGTCCCCGACGCCCGCGTACGTCATCTGAGGCTGGACCTCGCCGACCTGCCCTCACTGCGGGCCTGTGTGGACGCGCTGGAGATGGACAGCCTGGACGCGGTGGTCCACAACGCCGGGGTCCTGATCGAAGAGCCGGAGCGCCGGGAGACCGCGGACGGCAACGAGTGGATGTTCGGCATCAACCACCTCGGGCACTTCGCGCTGACGGCATGGCTCGCGCCCCTGCTGGCGGCCGCGCCCGCCGGCCGCGTCGTCACCACCGGAAGCTTCACGGGCAAGTCCGTGCGGCTGGACCTCGCCGACCTGCAGAGCACCCGGGACTACCAGCCCAAGCGCACCTACTCCCGCTCCAAACTCGCGCAGATGCTCTTCGGCTTCGAGCTCGACCGCCGGCTGCGGGCCGCCGCGAGCACCGTGTCGAGCGTGGTGACCCACCCCGGCGGCGCGCTGGACTCCCTGACTCCCGAACGCGCGGATGTGCACCGGCGCACCACCGGTGAACGGCTGCGAGGCCTGCCCGCCGGTCTGCTCGTCCAGGGCAAGGAGCACGCCGCGTGGCCTGCCGTACGGGCCGTTCTCGACCCGTCCGTGAGCGGCGGGCAGCTGTGGGGGCCCCGGGTGTTCGGCCTGCGAGGCGTGCCCAGACTCGAACCGGTCGGCGACCGGCTGGCCGACCGGGACGCCGCGGCACGTCTGTGGGAGGCCAGCCGCGACCTGACCGGGGTCGATCCCATCTTCGGGCCCGCGTGA
- a CDS encoding VOC family protein, with product MTVLDSPIPRFHLAMPVDDLAAARRFYGEVLGLEQGRSSDTWVDWNLHGHQFVTHLSPERAQRIHNPVDGHDVPVPHFGLVLTVPAFQQLADRLRAADAEFVIEPYVRFQGQTGEQWTMFLLDPAGNALEFKAFADDSQVFAA from the coding sequence ATGACCGTTCTCGACTCCCCGATCCCGCGCTTCCACCTGGCCATGCCGGTCGACGACCTGGCGGCCGCCCGCCGTTTCTACGGTGAGGTGCTTGGCCTGGAGCAGGGCCGCAGCTCGGACACCTGGGTGGACTGGAACCTGCACGGCCACCAGTTCGTCACGCACCTCTCGCCGGAGCGCGCCCAGCGCATACACAACCCGGTCGACGGCCACGACGTACCCGTGCCGCACTTCGGGCTGGTCCTCACGGTCCCCGCGTTCCAGCAGCTGGCGGACCGGCTGCGCGCGGCGGACGCAGAGTTCGTCATCGAGCCCTACGTCCGCTTCCAGGGGCAGACCGGCGAGCAGTGGACGATGTTCCTCCTCGACCCGGCCGGCAACGCCCTGGAGTTCAAGGCGTTCGCCGACGACTCCCAGGTCTTCGCCGCCTGA